A single region of the Bacteroidota bacterium genome encodes:
- a CDS encoding STAS/SEC14 domain-containing protein: MQVTFTTPLIAGEIADYYFEDGILYSLSKSVKRTVENISNNVTLIKKITGNKPVPLLIYLSKSPVPDKATRKFSSQMVPEIYTAMAMVSKPGMALLVMRMVFAFQKPPIPMKSFSSDKEALLWLRQFVK; the protein is encoded by the coding sequence ATGCAGGTAACATTTACAACTCCTCTGATAGCGGGCGAAATTGCAGATTATTATTTTGAAGATGGCATTTTATATTCCCTATCAAAAAGTGTGAAAAGAACGGTTGAGAACATTAGCAACAATGTTACCTTGATTAAAAAAATTACCGGCAATAAACCGGTTCCATTATTAATATATTTAAGCAAATCGCCGGTTCCGGATAAGGCTACCCGTAAGTTTTCATCTCAAATGGTTCCTGAAATATACACTGCAATGGCTATGGTTTCAAAACCCGGCATGGCACTGTTAGTTATGCGCATGGTGTTTGCTTTTCAAAAGCCCCCTATCCCAATGAAATCGTTTAGCAGCGATAAGGAAGCCTTATTATGGCTCCGCCAATTTGTGAAATAA
- a CDS encoding NAD(P)H-dependent oxidoreductase: protein MDNHPKVLAICGSTRAQSANLLLLQYLQKTAAPYFNINIFTGLDQLPHFNPDLDTDSPPGEILEFRRLVEEADGIIICTPEYVFSVPGSLKNALEWFVSTTLLNDKPTALITASSSGDLAHKELKLIIDTLGARSNDDTILLIKSIKSKMSTNGEISNTELIEQLKRVVLSLNALL, encoded by the coding sequence GTGGATAATCATCCTAAAGTATTAGCAATTTGTGGAAGCACCCGTGCGCAATCAGCAAACTTATTGTTGCTTCAGTATTTGCAAAAAACAGCTGCTCCATACTTTAACATCAACATTTTTACCGGTTTAGATCAACTTCCACATTTTAATCCCGATTTGGACACCGATTCTCCACCAGGTGAAATTCTGGAATTTCGGAGACTGGTTGAGGAAGCAGATGGTATTATTATTTGCACACCCGAATATGTGTTCAGCGTACCCGGCAGTTTAAAAAATGCACTCGAATGGTTTGTTTCCACAACACTATTAAATGATAAACCAACTGCACTTATAACAGCTTCTTCATCCGGAGATTTAGCACATAAGGAGCTCAAATTGATTATAGATACCCTTGGTGCCCGGTCAAACGACGATACCATTTTATTAATAAAAAGTATTAAATCAAAAATGTCGACAAACGGAGAAATAAGCAACACGGAATTAATAGAGCAGTTAAAACGAGTTGTATTATCTTTGAACGCACTTTTGTAA
- a CDS encoding DUF1801 domain-containing protein has protein sequence MIKSIDTYLTSFPESTRIVLEEIRNYIQKQVPEATETMSYGMPTFILKGSYLIYYAGYKNHIGIYPAPVNEPGFKDDFLPYKTGRGSIQFPLNKPMPYPLIGKILKHNLQQNSKRAAEKSKAK, from the coding sequence ATGATTAAAAGTATTGACACTTACCTAACATCTTTTCCCGAATCAACCCGCATAGTGCTGGAGGAAATTCGGAACTACATACAAAAACAAGTTCCCGAAGCAACTGAAACAATGAGTTATGGCATGCCGACATTTATTTTAAAAGGAAGTTATCTCATTTATTACGCCGGTTATAAAAATCATATTGGTATTTATCCCGCTCCTGTTAATGAACCCGGTTTTAAAGATGATTTTTTGCCGTATAAAACAGGACGTGGTTCTATTCAATTTCCTTTAAATAAACCAATGCCTTATCCTTTGATTGGCAAAATATTAAAACATAATTTACAGCAAAATTCTAAACGCGCTGCCGAAAAATCTAAAGCAAAATAA
- a CDS encoding phosphodiester glycosidase family protein: MKVYNRTLLYAVFALILTFCIAGFAAPLISDSNYLTYTVDPKQGNLHLFWKDDTGKIINTFPNLKQQTEKQGKQLIFAMNGGMYKTDYSPLGLYIENGKTLVPVNNANADGNFYLKPNGIFYINYSNEAGVCQTGEFSSVTNVKYATQSGPMLLINGKIHPEFKNGSTHVNIRNGVGILPDKKILFVMSKTPVNLYDFATYFKNQGCENALYLDGFVSRVYYPEENWIQNDGKFGVMIGVIK, encoded by the coding sequence ATGAAGGTTTACAATCGAACATTATTATATGCCGTTTTTGCACTAATTCTCACATTTTGTATTGCAGGTTTTGCTGCACCATTAATTTCTGATTCAAATTACCTAACATATACCGTTGACCCAAAACAGGGTAACCTTCATTTGTTTTGGAAAGATGATACAGGTAAAATCATTAATACTTTCCCGAATTTAAAGCAGCAAACAGAAAAACAAGGTAAACAATTAATTTTTGCCATGAATGGCGGAATGTATAAAACAGATTATTCTCCTCTTGGATTATATATAGAAAATGGTAAAACGCTGGTTCCTGTAAATAATGCAAATGCAGATGGCAATTTTTATCTTAAGCCGAACGGTATATTTTATATAAACTATTCAAATGAAGCCGGTGTTTGTCAGACCGGTGAATTCAGTTCAGTTACTAATGTTAAATATGCAACACAATCCGGCCCAATGTTATTAATTAACGGCAAAATACATCCCGAATTTAAAAACGGCTCAACACATGTTAATATCCGTAATGGCGTGGGCATTTTACCGGATAAGAAAATACTTTTTGTAATGTCTAAAACACCGGTAAATTTATACGATTTTGCAACCTACTTCAAAAACCAAGGTTGCGAAAATGCGTTATATTTAGATGGATTTGTTTCAAGAGTTTATTACCCTGAAGAAAACTGGATTCAAAATGATGGCAAATTTGGGGTGATGATTGGAGTTATAAAATAA
- a CDS encoding NAD(P)-dependent alcohol dehydrogenase, with the protein MKASVNKIYGPPEVLSVQEIDTPIPKPDEVLVKVIATTVNRTDCGFRNPEYFFVKLISGVFKPRKKVLGTEFAGVIEAVGKDVHLFKAGDAVFGLNTFRFGTHAEYVCVKASGSIALKPTNFSFLEAAAVCDGLMLAINYIRKIDLKKSKTILINGASGSIGTAAVQLAKYYGLTITAVCNTQNIELIKSLGASSVIDYTKEDFTKIPGHYDVILDAVGKSSFFKCKHLLNKGGTYYSTELGYMAQNVFLPILTLITSKKAKFPIPTDNKSDIEFFRSIIESGDYRAVIDKLYPLENIVAATKYVETGEKTGNVVIQIAKPNE; encoded by the coding sequence ATGAAAGCAAGTGTAAACAAAATATACGGTCCGCCGGAAGTTTTATCCGTTCAGGAAATTGACACACCGATACCGAAACCGGATGAAGTATTAGTAAAAGTGATTGCAACAACAGTAAACAGAACGGACTGTGGCTTCAGAAATCCGGAATATTTTTTCGTAAAGCTGATTAGTGGTGTTTTCAAACCGAGAAAAAAGGTTTTAGGAACCGAATTTGCAGGTGTTATCGAAGCGGTTGGTAAAGATGTTCATTTATTTAAAGCAGGTGATGCAGTTTTTGGATTAAACACTTTTCGGTTTGGCACACATGCCGAATATGTTTGTGTTAAAGCATCAGGCTCAATTGCCCTTAAACCAACAAACTTTTCTTTTTTAGAAGCGGCAGCAGTATGTGATGGACTGATGCTGGCAATAAATTACATCAGAAAAATTGACCTGAAAAAATCAAAAACTATTTTAATTAATGGCGCATCCGGTTCTATTGGCACGGCTGCAGTTCAACTGGCTAAGTATTACGGATTAACAATAACTGCTGTATGTAATACACAGAACATTGAACTAATAAAATCACTTGGTGCTTCCTCAGTTATTGATTACACTAAAGAGGATTTCACTAAAATTCCCGGGCATTATGATGTGATATTAGATGCTGTTGGGAAAAGTAGTTTCTTTAAATGCAAACATTTGTTAAATAAAGGGGGCACTTATTATAGCACTGAATTAGGTTATATGGCGCAAAACGTTTTTTTACCTATTTTAACGTTGATTACATCCAAAAAAGCAAAGTTTCCAATCCCTACTGATAATAAAAGCGATATTGAATTTTTTAGATCAATAATTGAATCCGGCGATTATCGTGCAGTAATCGATAAATTATATCCCCTTGAAAATATTGTTGCAGCAACCAAATATGTTGAGACCGGAGAAAAGACCGGTAACGTAGTAATTCAAATAGCGAAACCAAACGAATAA
- a CDS encoding OmpA family protein — MKNCLYAMLLSCFAIINATAQTISEYKQYDFVPGNVILFDDDLTNSIVGSNPENWTIEGGEAKVIKEADNNCISVNVYYTKISPKLSKPVLPDNFTIEYDTWLADGYDGNPGIEIHLMQGDQEMIITPNKHELTVSYPNDGRAAKDNPEAYFGENKFYNRWVHIAMSYNKKHFTVYLDQYKQIDIDDCAITPDRILVTGNTSGEMKILLDNFKVATGIPKSEITLVNGKFVTHAIKFDVNKSEIKPESMGTINNIVAYLKQNPTVKFEIGGHTDSDGDDAANLKLSEARANAVLNLLISLGVNSNQLTAKGYGESLPIDVNTTQLGKANNRRVEFTTI, encoded by the coding sequence ATGAAAAACTGTCTTTACGCTATGTTACTTAGTTGTTTTGCAATAATAAATGCCACTGCACAAACAATAAGTGAATATAAACAATATGATTTTGTACCTGGAAATGTTATTCTTTTTGATGATGATTTAACAAATTCCATTGTTGGTTCAAATCCGGAAAATTGGACTATAGAAGGCGGTGAGGCGAAAGTAATTAAAGAAGCCGATAACAATTGTATTTCTGTAAATGTTTATTACACTAAAATAAGTCCGAAATTATCAAAACCGGTATTACCAGATAATTTTACTATAGAATATGACACTTGGTTAGCTGATGGTTACGATGGCAATCCCGGAATAGAAATACATTTAATGCAGGGCGACCAGGAAATGATAATTACCCCAAACAAACATGAATTAACTGTTAGCTATCCAAATGATGGTCGTGCTGCCAAAGATAATCCCGAAGCCTATTTTGGAGAAAATAAATTTTACAACCGCTGGGTGCATATCGCCATGAGTTATAATAAAAAACACTTTACAGTATATCTTGATCAATACAAACAAATTGATATTGATGATTGCGCTATTACACCCGACCGAATATTAGTTACCGGAAATACAAGTGGTGAGATGAAAATATTGTTGGACAATTTTAAAGTGGCTACAGGAATTCCTAAAAGTGAGATTACATTGGTAAATGGGAAATTTGTTACACATGCAATTAAATTTGATGTCAATAAATCGGAAATAAAACCCGAAAGTATGGGAACAATTAACAACATTGTGGCATATTTAAAACAAAATCCAACAGTAAAATTTGAAATTGGCGGACATACAGATAGCGATGGAGATGACGCTGCCAATTTAAAATTATCTGAAGCAAGAGCAAATGCAGTGCTAAATTTATTAATATCACTTGGTGTCAATTCAAATCAACTAACAGCCAAGGGATATGGCGAATCTTTGCCAATTGATGTTAATACAACGCAATTAGGCAAGGCAAATAACAGAAGGGTTGAATTCACCACAATATAA
- a CDS encoding SRPBCC domain-containing protein produces MDFQNSQDNNQGYTKITFRQYIKSPSAVVWQLITNPQFMGKWLSDDKIHVESNWKNGSPIIFSGMMHGIYLYNKGIILQFTPLICFKYNYISNLSNLPDVPENYTKICFTLNENNAGVILELEISEINSYVDYKHLEMYWKPTLNIIKKFAESELLLLNE; encoded by the coding sequence ATGGATTTTCAAAATAGTCAGGATAATAATCAAGGTTATACCAAAATAACATTTAGGCAATATATAAAATCACCAAGTGCTGTTGTTTGGCAATTAATTACTAATCCGCAGTTTATGGGAAAGTGGTTGTCAGATGATAAAATCCATGTGGAATCAAATTGGAAAAATGGCAGTCCAATTATTTTCAGTGGTATGATGCATGGTATATATTTATACAATAAGGGTATTATTTTACAGTTTACACCTCTAATATGTTTTAAATATAATTATATCAGCAATCTGAGTAACTTACCCGATGTTCCGGAAAATTATACCAAAATTTGTTTTACTTTAAATGAAAATAACGCAGGAGTAATACTTGAATTAGAAATTTCTGAAATTAACAGTTATGTCGATTATAAACATCTAGAAATGTACTGGAAACCAACTTTAAACATTATTAAAAAATTCGCTGAATCAGAATTACTTTTGCTAAATGAATAG
- a CDS encoding T9SS type A sorting domain-containing protein — translation MLFTISIFTILLTISTLHAQSVDFSTTLGKDYYDMGHDAIVDANGNVMVTGALSVEAGVPADAYFSRLNKYGEIEWEQTFGTVFEDGGNEIIEGANNTYFIAGHVDVTGTDECDALCFMINNVGDTLWTRTYGFEKDDAAYACAAAPDGGFVAVGRCEIGDNPNGFILKYAVDGTLEWSKIMDGDGENYISTVKTVEDGFMMGGAITVNGDMNFLLMKTDFFGNIIWQKNYAHAGKDNVYSIQLSDDGLLMVGKSQNTFDGSSAMLMIRTDMDGNSIWEVNYGGQYKDYAAGVDQTPDGNWVVCGTLYNVLNNSQDAAVLMLSDDGVINALHFYGAEGDDAVRRVHRDAAGGYIVCGSINQTDDNADILLMHVDESGATLNIPAANDNGSSIRLYPNPVTETIHIMVSATAIDAQLVVYDISGKKVIHIDNIYSQMIDISATELTSGLYFYSFINKNDATAPLNGTFEVLK, via the coding sequence TTGCTATTTACCATTTCAATATTTACTATTTTACTGACAATCAGCACATTACATGCTCAATCTGTTGATTTTTCCACTACTTTAGGGAAAGATTATTACGACATGGGCCACGATGCCATTGTTGATGCAAATGGTAATGTAATGGTTACAGGAGCCTTGAGTGTGGAAGCCGGTGTGCCTGCTGATGCGTATTTTTCACGACTGAATAAATATGGTGAAATTGAGTGGGAACAAACGTTTGGAACTGTTTTCGAAGATGGCGGGAATGAAATTATCGAAGGTGCAAACAATACTTATTTTATTGCCGGTCACGTGGATGTAACAGGAACAGATGAATGTGATGCCTTGTGTTTTATGATCAATAATGTTGGTGATACCCTGTGGACCAGAACTTACGGTTTTGAAAAAGATGATGCCGCTTATGCCTGTGCTGCTGCTCCAGACGGCGGTTTTGTTGCTGTGGGTAGATGTGAAATCGGAGATAATCCGAATGGGTTTATTTTAAAATATGCTGTAGATGGAACATTGGAATGGTCGAAAATTATGGATGGGGATGGTGAAAATTATATCAGCACAGTAAAAACAGTGGAAGATGGTTTTATGATGGGTGGTGCAATAACTGTTAACGGTGATATGAATTTTTTGTTAATGAAAACAGATTTTTTCGGAAACATCATCTGGCAAAAAAATTATGCACATGCCGGAAAAGATAATGTATATAGTATTCAATTAAGTGATGACGGATTATTAATGGTTGGAAAAAGTCAGAACACTTTTGATGGCAGCAGTGCAATGTTAATGATACGAACTGATATGGATGGAAATTCAATTTGGGAAGTTAATTATGGTGGACAGTATAAAGATTATGCTGCAGGAGTTGACCAAACACCTGATGGCAATTGGGTTGTATGTGGAACATTATACAATGTTTTAAATAATTCTCAGGATGCGGCAGTTTTAATGTTGAGTGATGATGGTGTAATTAATGCTTTACATTTTTATGGAGCGGAAGGAGATGATGCTGTTAGAAGAGTACATCGTGATGCCGCAGGTGGATATATTGTTTGCGGCTCCATTAATCAGACAGATGATAATGCAGATATTTTATTAATGCATGTGGATGAATCCGGTGCAACGTTAAATATACCTGCTGCAAATGATAATGGTTCGTCAATTCGATTATATCCTAATCCTGTAACAGAAACAATTCATATAATGGTTTCAGCAACTGCAATTGATGCGCAATTAGTTGTTTATGATATCAGCGGGAAAAAAGTAATTCATATTGATAATATTTATTCTCAAATGATTGATATTTCTGCAACTGAACTTACTTCAGGGTTGTATTTTTATTCATTTATAAATAAAAATGACGCAACAGCTCCATTAAACGGAACATTTGAAGTGCTGAAATAA
- a CDS encoding GNAT family N-acetyltransferase, producing MNILQTIKINKTNSADEDFIRLVRLLDADLAQRDGDDHAFFAQFNKIDAIQHVIVLYVDGLAVACGAIKEYAPEIMEIKRMYVLPEYRGKGYASRVLTALEEWAAALQYHKCILETGEKQPEAIRLYHKNNYHVIPNYGQYIHVKTSVCFEKALG from the coding sequence ATGAATATCTTACAAACAATAAAAATAAATAAAACAAACTCAGCGGATGAAGATTTTATTCGGCTGGTTCGTTTATTAGATGCTGATCTTGCACAACGTGATGGTGATGATCATGCTTTTTTTGCGCAGTTTAATAAAATTGATGCCATTCAGCATGTAATTGTTTTATATGTTGATGGATTAGCCGTTGCTTGCGGTGCAATTAAAGAATATGCACCTGAAATTATGGAAATTAAACGCATGTATGTTTTACCGGAATACCGTGGAAAGGGTTATGCATCGAGGGTTTTAACAGCATTGGAAGAATGGGCTGCAGCACTACAGTATCATAAATGTATTTTGGAAACCGGAGAAAAACAACCGGAAGCAATTCGCTTATATCATAAAAATAACTATCACGTTATTCCCAATTACGGACAATATATACATGTAAAAACAAGTGTTTGTTTCGAGAAAGCATTAGGCTGA
- a CDS encoding DUF1572 domain-containing protein encodes MTIAKQIAKSLRDVHFGGNWTDVNMKGTLQDVTYAEALNKVQDFNSIATLTVHTTYYIDVVTKVLQGGPLDAKDAYSFILPKIESEADWQGVLEKAWQNAETCALLIEQLNDNQLLEIFSEEKYGNYFRNLMGMVEHLHYHLGQIVLLKK; translated from the coding sequence ATGACAATCGCAAAACAAATCGCAAAAAGTTTGCGGGATGTACACTTCGGTGGAAATTGGACCGATGTAAATATGAAAGGCACATTGCAGGATGTAACCTATGCGGAGGCATTAAACAAAGTGCAGGATTTTAATTCTATTGCCACCTTAACCGTGCATACCACTTATTATATTGATGTGGTAACGAAAGTGTTGCAAGGCGGGCCGTTGGATGCCAAAGATGCTTATAGTTTTATTTTACCGAAAATTGAATCGGAGGCGGACTGGCAGGGTGTTTTGGAAAAGGCATGGCAAAATGCAGAGACCTGCGCGCTTTTAATTGAACAATTAAATGACAATCAATTATTAGAAATATTTAGTGAAGAAAAATACGGCAACTATTTCAGAAATTTAATGGGAATGGTTGAACACCTGCATTATCATTTAGGGCAAATAGTGCTATTAAAAAAATGA
- a CDS encoding LLM class flavin-dependent oxidoreductase: MEIGIDSFAAAPRNAAISQAQAINELLERITVADQVGLDVFGLGEHHRKEFMDSASHMLLAAAASTTKNIILTSAVTVVSAADPVRIFQNFATLDLISNGRAEIVAGRGSFIEAFPLFGYNLNEYDELFIEKLDLLLKIRDNEIITWKGKYRPALNNQAIYPRPLQKKLPIWLGVGGTPESFVRAGELGLPLMVAIIGGETHRFKPLIDLYKAAGAEAGHTDVLKVGLHSLGFVGNTTEEAINAYYPGYAEMFTQIGKERGYPPVTRGRFDAQNGLTGALVVDNPEAAAEKIIRHSKALGGISRFTFQMDAGLTHQQLLQAIELIGTKVAPLVKKELIK; the protein is encoded by the coding sequence ATGGAAATAGGAATCGACAGTTTTGCTGCAGCACCCAGAAATGCTGCCATTAGTCAGGCTCAGGCTATTAACGAATTATTAGAGCGTATTACCGTTGCCGATCAAGTGGGTTTAGATGTTTTTGGTCTAGGTGAACATCACCGAAAAGAATTTATGGATTCGGCTTCGCATATGTTGTTAGCTGCAGCCGCATCAACAACTAAAAACATTATTTTAACCAGTGCGGTAACAGTAGTAAGTGCTGCTGACCCTGTTCGTATTTTCCAAAATTTTGCAACATTAGATTTAATTTCAAATGGCAGAGCAGAAATTGTTGCGGGCAGAGGTTCATTTATTGAAGCATTTCCCTTATTCGGATATAATTTAAATGAATATGATGAGTTGTTTATTGAAAAACTCGATTTATTATTAAAAATTCGCGACAATGAAATAATTACGTGGAAAGGAAAATATCGTCCTGCATTAAATAATCAGGCAATATATCCGCGTCCACTTCAAAAAAAATTACCCATTTGGTTAGGCGTTGGCGGTACACCGGAATCATTTGTCCGTGCAGGTGAATTAGGTTTACCACTTATGGTTGCCATTATTGGTGGCGAAACACATCGCTTTAAACCACTTATCGATTTATATAAAGCAGCGGGTGCCGAAGCAGGACATACTGATGTTTTAAAAGTAGGATTACATTCGCTCGGATTTGTTGGCAATACCACCGAAGAAGCCATAAATGCTTATTATCCCGGTTATGCGGAAATGTTTACGCAAATTGGTAAAGAGCGTGGTTATCCTCCTGTTACACGAGGAAGATTCGATGCACAAAACGGCCTAACCGGTGCACTTGTAGTAGATAATCCCGAAGCTGCAGCAGAAAAAATTATTCGTCACAGTAAAGCACTAGGTGGAATTTCGCGTTTTACATTCCAAATGGATGCCGGATTAACGCATCAACAATTATTACAAGCAATTGAATTAATCGGAACAAAAGTAGCACCGTTGGTAAAAAAAGAGTTGATTAAATAG
- a CDS encoding dihydrofolate reductase, producing the protein MSKQLVLYIACSVDGYIAKPNDDLSFLGLVEQPGEDYGYAAFMQTIDTVLIGRKTYDWVMKQVPEFPHAHLNTYVITRNPLANQGNIQFYSGDITVLVKQLKTQSGKNIFCDGGAEIVNLLLQADLIDELIISVIPVLLGDGIRLFKDGRTELNLALIEVKHFEKGLVQLHYKRKL; encoded by the coding sequence ATGAGTAAACAACTGGTGCTATATATTGCATGTAGCGTGGATGGATATATCGCCAAACCCAACGACGATCTCAGTTTTTTAGGATTGGTTGAGCAGCCCGGTGAAGATTATGGTTATGCGGCATTCATGCAAACTATTGATACTGTACTTATAGGTCGCAAAACCTACGATTGGGTAATGAAACAGGTGCCCGAATTTCCGCATGCACATTTAAATACTTATGTAATAACCCGCAATCCACTTGCAAATCAAGGTAACATACAGTTTTATAGTGGGGATATTACTGTATTGGTAAAGCAACTCAAAACACAATCCGGAAAAAACATTTTTTGTGATGGTGGTGCAGAAATTGTAAACCTGTTATTACAAGCTGATTTAATTGATGAACTCATTATTTCCGTTATTCCGGTTTTATTAGGCGATGGTATACGTTTGTTTAAAGATGGAAGAACGGAATTAAATTTAGCGCTCATCGAAGTAAAACATTTTGAAAAAGGATTAGTGCAATTACATTATAAACGAAAACTATAA